One stretch of Centroberyx gerrardi isolate f3 chromosome 13, fCenGer3.hap1.cur.20231027, whole genome shotgun sequence DNA includes these proteins:
- the LOC139926473 gene encoding E3 ubiquitin/ISG15 ligase TRIM25 isoform X1 → MAQAGLVLDKDQFNCSICLDVLKDPVTIPCGHSYCSGCIKHYWDQDDFLGVYGCPQCRQSFNPRPLLGRNTMLADVVEKFKNTGLQTAATPATQQTFAGPEDVECDVCTGRKNKAVKSCLVCLASYCDTHLQPHYESAAFKKHKLVSASKKLQETICPHHDKLLEVYCRTDSRCICYLCLTGEHKGHDTVLAETEIQEKQSQLGEMKRSSQQRIQEREKVVQELRQGILSLTRSARAATEESDQVFTELIRSIELKRFEVRELIRAQEKTAVSQAEELLDKIQKEIAELKRSDAELEKLSHTEDHIHFLQSCQSLHAPPVLGAVPSVTADPNLTFGPAMTAVSDFNSLLQEVCQGGFVSIYEKVRDVVIVDSPNPGVRLEMIRPNDAQPTVQMEATLVTPTPGLDQGTVSPLNPFLAPGPAVPTFGGFAFSPFGSPRVLLTNSASVCSGSKLSTGSRQRHLQRRSHPRRK, encoded by the exons ATGGCACAAGCCGGACTCGTCCTCGACAAGGACCAATTCAACTGCTCGATATGCCTGGATGTGCTGAAGGACCCAGTCACCATCCCGTGCGGGCACAGCTACTGCTCCGGCTGTATCAAGCACTACTGGGACCAGGACGATTTTCTCGGGGTGTATGGCTGCCCGCAGTGCAGGCAGAGTTTCAACCCGAGGCCGCTGCTGGGCCGAAACACCATGCTAGCCGACGTGGTGGAGAAATTCAAAAACACGGGACTTCAAACGGCCGCGACGCCCGCAACGCAGCAAACGTTCGCCGGCCCCGAAGACGTGGAGTGTGATGTTTGCACCGggaggaaaaacaaagctgtcaaGTCGTGCCTGGTGTGCCTGGCCTCCTACTGCGACACTCACCTACAGCCTCACTACGAGTCGGCCGCGTTCAAGAAGCACAAACTGGTCTCAGCCTCCAAGAAGCTCCAGGAGACGATCTGTCCCCACCACGACAAGCTGCTGGAGGTTTACTGCCGCACGGACAGCCGCTGTATCTGCTATCTGTGTTTGACAGGTGAACACAAGGGACACGACACAGTGCTGGCTGAGACTGAAATACAGGAAAAGCAG AGTCAGCTTGGTGAGATGAAGCGAAGCTCTCAGCAGAGAAtccaggaaagagagaaagtggtcCAGGAGCTGAGACAAGGCATTTTGTCTCTCACT CGTTCTGCTCGGGCAGCAACCGAGGAGAGCGACCAGGTCTTCACCGAACTGATTCGCTCGATCGAGCTGAAGCGTTTCGAGGTGAGGGAGCTGATCAGAGCCCAGGAGAAGACGGCGGTCAGTCAGgctgaggagctgctggacaAGATACAGAAGGAGATAGCTGAGCTGAAGAGGAGTGATGCTGAGCTGGAGAAACTTTCACATACTGAGGACCACATCCATTTCCTTCAG AGCTGCCAGTCCCTCCACGCTCCGCCTGTGCTGGGAGCCGTGCCGTCAGTCACCGCTGACCCCAACCTCACCTTCGGCCCGGCGATGACAGCCGTCTCCGATTTTAATAGCCTGCTGCAAGAAGTCTGCCAGGGAGGATTTGTCAGCATCTACGAGAAAG TGAGAGATGTGGTGATTGTAGATTCTCCAAATCCTGGTGTCCGGTTAGAAATGATACGGCCCAATGATGCCCAGCCCACTGTCCAAATGGAAGCAACGCTAG TGACTCCTACACCTGGGCTAGACCAAGGCACTGTGAGCCCTCTCAACCCGTTCCTCGCTCCAGGACCTGCTGTTCCCACATTTGGCGGCTTTGCCTTCTCACCATTTG GTTCCCCCAGGGTGCTGCTGACTAATTCCGCTTCTGTCTGCTCAGGCTCCAAACTCTCCACGGGATCCAGGCAGAGGCACCTGCAGCGACGCTCGCACCCCAGGAGGAAATAG
- the LOC139926492 gene encoding protein THEM6-like yields MLLLVLGALLLLFCSLDVWYFLRGAQVFLQAWFQPRIWDILAEQSVDGTVLPHDLDYMGHMNNSRYLRECDFARFHHYMRNGLFMASRKLGAKMVVGASTIRYRRSLAFREAFEIRTKVVGWDEKAFYLEQRFVSKKDGFVSAVMLCRQNVVHSSPDKIIEFVCKRKIECPVFPEDLKHWISFITASSQALRAESGLEEKNK; encoded by the exons ATGTTGCTGCTGGTGCTGGGtgccctcctcctgctcttctgcAGCCTGGATGTATGGTACTTCCTACGGGGGGCCCAGGTGTTCCTCCAGGCCTGGTTTCAACCCCGAATATGGGACATTCTAGCCGAGCAAAGTGTTGATGGCACGGTCCTCCCCCATGATTTGGACTACATGGGTCACATGAACAACTCCCGATACCTGAGGGAGTGTGACTTTGCCCGGTTCCACCATTACATGCGAAACGGGCTGTTCATGGCCTCGCGCAAACTGGGGGCCAAAATGGTCGTAGGGGCCTCCACCATCCGCTACCGGCGCTCTTTGGCCTTCCGCGAGGCTTTTGAGATTCGGACCAAAGTAGTGGGCTGGGATGAGAAGGCTTTTTACTTGGAGCAGCGCTTCGTGTCCAAGAAGGATGGCTTCGTCTCGGCCGTCATGCTTTGCAGGCAGAATGTGGTGCACAGCAGCCCAGATAAGATTATAGAGTTTGTCTGCAAAAGGAAG attGAGTGCCCCGTGTTTCCTGAGGACCTGAAGCACTGGATCAGCTTCATTACAGCCAGCAGCCAGGCGCTGAGAGCAGAGAGCGGACTGGAAGAGAAGAACAAGTGA
- the LOC139926473 gene encoding E3 ubiquitin/ISG15 ligase TRIM25 isoform X2, which produces MAQAGLVLDKDQFNCSICLDVLKDPVTIPCGHSYCSGCIKHYWDQDDFLGVYGCPQCRQSFNPRPLLGRNTMLADVVEKFKNTGLQTAATPATQQTFAGPEDVECDVCTGRKNKAVKSCLVCLASYCDTHLQPHYESAAFKKHKLVSASKKLQETICPHHDKLLEVYCRTDSRCICYLCLTGEHKGHDTVLAETEIQEKQSQLGEMKRSSQQRIQEREKVVQELRQGILSLTRSARAATEESDQVFTELIRSIELKRFEVRELIRAQEKTAVSQAEELLDKIQKEIAELKRSDAELEKLSHTEDHIHFLQSCQSLHAPPVLGAVPSVTADPNLTFGPAMTAVSDFNSLLQEVCQGGFVSIYEKVRDVVIVDSPNPGVRLEMIRPNDAQPTVQMEATLVTPTPGLDQGTVSPLNPFLAPGPAVPTFGGFAFSPFGSKLSTGSRQRHLQRRSHPRRK; this is translated from the exons ATGGCACAAGCCGGACTCGTCCTCGACAAGGACCAATTCAACTGCTCGATATGCCTGGATGTGCTGAAGGACCCAGTCACCATCCCGTGCGGGCACAGCTACTGCTCCGGCTGTATCAAGCACTACTGGGACCAGGACGATTTTCTCGGGGTGTATGGCTGCCCGCAGTGCAGGCAGAGTTTCAACCCGAGGCCGCTGCTGGGCCGAAACACCATGCTAGCCGACGTGGTGGAGAAATTCAAAAACACGGGACTTCAAACGGCCGCGACGCCCGCAACGCAGCAAACGTTCGCCGGCCCCGAAGACGTGGAGTGTGATGTTTGCACCGggaggaaaaacaaagctgtcaaGTCGTGCCTGGTGTGCCTGGCCTCCTACTGCGACACTCACCTACAGCCTCACTACGAGTCGGCCGCGTTCAAGAAGCACAAACTGGTCTCAGCCTCCAAGAAGCTCCAGGAGACGATCTGTCCCCACCACGACAAGCTGCTGGAGGTTTACTGCCGCACGGACAGCCGCTGTATCTGCTATCTGTGTTTGACAGGTGAACACAAGGGACACGACACAGTGCTGGCTGAGACTGAAATACAGGAAAAGCAG AGTCAGCTTGGTGAGATGAAGCGAAGCTCTCAGCAGAGAAtccaggaaagagagaaagtggtcCAGGAGCTGAGACAAGGCATTTTGTCTCTCACT CGTTCTGCTCGGGCAGCAACCGAGGAGAGCGACCAGGTCTTCACCGAACTGATTCGCTCGATCGAGCTGAAGCGTTTCGAGGTGAGGGAGCTGATCAGAGCCCAGGAGAAGACGGCGGTCAGTCAGgctgaggagctgctggacaAGATACAGAAGGAGATAGCTGAGCTGAAGAGGAGTGATGCTGAGCTGGAGAAACTTTCACATACTGAGGACCACATCCATTTCCTTCAG AGCTGCCAGTCCCTCCACGCTCCGCCTGTGCTGGGAGCCGTGCCGTCAGTCACCGCTGACCCCAACCTCACCTTCGGCCCGGCGATGACAGCCGTCTCCGATTTTAATAGCCTGCTGCAAGAAGTCTGCCAGGGAGGATTTGTCAGCATCTACGAGAAAG TGAGAGATGTGGTGATTGTAGATTCTCCAAATCCTGGTGTCCGGTTAGAAATGATACGGCCCAATGATGCCCAGCCCACTGTCCAAATGGAAGCAACGCTAG TGACTCCTACACCTGGGCTAGACCAAGGCACTGTGAGCCCTCTCAACCCGTTCCTCGCTCCAGGACCTGCTGTTCCCACATTTGGCGGCTTTGCCTTCTCACCATTTG GCTCCAAACTCTCCACGGGATCCAGGCAGAGGCACCTGCAGCGACGCTCGCACCCCAGGAGGAAATAG